A section of the Platichthys flesus chromosome 22, fPlaFle2.1, whole genome shotgun sequence genome encodes:
- the nab1b gene encoding NGFI-A-binding protein 1b, translating to MAAVLPRTLGELQLYRILQRANLLYYYEAFIQQGGDDVQQLCEAGEEEFLEIMALVGMASKPLHVRRLQKALRDWVTNPAIFNQPLSSLPVCSIPVYKLPEGSPTLLSAQDRANTASVKIPKAVAAACSDPGKLEVARDKVSAGSPLQGGSEARFWSGHSNDSEHSLSPSDLGSPSSPRDALEALDAAAVQSVLECVDRMAPGLPKADLAEVKDQLKNNKKLAKMIGHIFEMSDEEPRREEEIRKYSAIYGRFDSKRRDGKHLTLHELTVNEAAAQLCMRDMALLTRRDELFGLARQISREVTYKYTYRTSKSRCGDRDEPSPKRIKTEENFFDIQEALQAIHMRQEMLREQLACAKLKGEETVGRNLQIQLERLLARQMEILQDAAVQERLQALDWRIPPAALKYLNDQQHTNGAAADASRDQQDERPINLRVVSQSMQEGDLPLGKQLANELKRHHNQNHNNNNNNNTDETKTPATENGTSQRAPSSAEKKTIKSEPEDST from the exons ATGGCGGCGGTGTTGCCGAGGACCCTGGGTGAGCTGCAGCTCTACAGGATCCTGCAGCGAGCGAACCTGCTCTACTACTACGAGGCCTTCATCCAGCAGGGCGGCGACGACGTGCAGCAGCTGTGCGAGGCCGGCGAGGAGGAGTTCCTGGAGATCATGGCCCTCGTCGGCATGGCCAGCAAGCCGCTGCACGTGCGCCGCTTGCAGAAGGCGCTGCGCGACTGGGTCACCAACCCGGCCATCTTCAACCAGCCGCTCAGCTCGCTGCCCGTCTGCAGCATCCCCGTGTACAAGCTGCCCGAGGGCTCGCCCACGCTGCTCAGCGCTCAGGACCGGGCCAACACCGCCAGCGTCAAGATCCCCAAAGCCGTCGCAGCCGCCTGCTCAGACCCCGGGAAGCTGGAGGTGGCGCGGGACAAAGTGTCGGCCGGGTCGCCCCTGCAGGGCGGCAGCGAGGCCCGGTTCTGGTCGGGCCACAGCAACGACAGCGAGCACAGCCTGTCGCCGTCGGACCTGGGCTCGCCGTCCTCGCCCAGAGACGCCCTGGAGGCCCTGGACGCGGCCGCCGTCCAGTCGGTGCTGGAGTGTGTGGACAGGATGGCCCCTGGACTTCCTAAAGCAGACCTGGCCGAGGTCAAAGATCAACTGAAGAACAACAAGAAGTTAGCGAAGATGATCGGACACATCTTTGAGATGAGCGACGAGGAGCcgcggagggaggaggagattcGTAAGTACAGCGCCATCTACGGGCGCTTTGACTCGAAGAGGAGGGACGGCAAACACCTGACGCTGCACGAG CTGACGGTGAACGAGGCGGCGGCTCAGCTCTGCATGCGGGACATGGCTCTGCTGACACGTCGAGACGAGTTGTTCGGACTCGCCCGGCAGATTTCCAGAGAGGTCACATACAAATACACCTACCGCACCAGCAA gtctcGATGTGGAGACCGAGACGAGCCGTCCCCCAAAAGGATCAAAACAGAG GAGAACTTCTTCGACATCCAGGAGGCGCTGCAGGCCATCCACATGCGGCAGGAGATGCTGAGGGAGCAGCTGGCCTGCGCCAAGTTGAAAGGAGAGGAGACCGTCGGGAGGAATCTGCAG ATCCAGCTGGAGCGTCTGCTGGCGCGGCAGATGGAGATCCTGCAGGACGCCGCCGTTCAGGAGCGACTCCAGGCTCTGGACTGGAGGATCCCCCCCGCCGCTCTGAAGTACCTCAACGACCAGCAACACACTAACGGAGCGGCGGCCGACGCCAGCAGGGACCAGCAAG ACGAACGTCCAATCAACTTGCGGGTGGTGAGTCAAAGCATGCAGGAAGGTGACCTCCCATTGGGGAAGCAGCTAGCCAATGAACTGAAGCGTCATCACAACcagaaccacaacaacaacaacaacaacaacacagacgaGACCAAAACACCAGCAACGG AAAACGGGACGTCGCAGCGGGCGCCCAGCAGCGCAGAGAAGAAGACCATCAAGTCAGAGCCCGAAGACTCCACATAG